The nucleotide sequence TCCAGTGCACGACCGAGGGCCGCTTCGTTCTGGTAGATCTGCGCCGTATCGAAATGGCGGAAGCCGGCTTCCAGCGCCGCCGGGACAACGCTTTCCACTTCGGCATCCGTCATGCGGAAAACGCCGAAGCCGAGCGCGGGTATGGCCGCGCCATGTGCGTTCACGATTTTCATGTCATCTCCTGTCGGTTGGCCTTCGGCGTATCGCGTCGGTTGCGCGAGCTTGGGAGGCTCATGCTTCGGGCCATGAATTTTCAGAGCCTTGTACCAGTCAGCTTTCGGTCAGGTCTGATCTCGGCTGCACAGATAGGACAATCGCGCGGGCTTGAAAATCCGCTCGGAATCCACATTATCTGTGAAACGATTTCACAGATGGAGCGGGCGATGGACAATCGCATCGGCGAAATGCAGGTTTTTATGCGGGTCGTGGAAGCAGGCAGTTTCTCGGAGGCCGCCCGGCTCCTGCGCATGAACCCTTCGACCATCAGCAAGCTCATATCCCGTATCGAGGCGCGGCTCAGCGTGCGGCTTCTGGAACGTTCGTCCCGACGCCTGTCGCTGACGAGCGAGGGGCAGATTTACTACGAACGCAGCCAGGGATTGCTGCGCGATTTCGAGGAGGTCGAACGCGAGCTTTCCCAGGGTTCGGCAAGCACCGGCGGAACGGTGCGCGTCAATGCTTCGGTGGCGCTGGGTACGCTGGCGCTGGAGCCGCTATTGCCGGAATTTCTCGCGGCTTATCCGAATATCGTCATCGACCTCTCCCTGTCGGACGAACTGGTCGACCTTTATCTCGACCGCACCGATGTGGCTTTCCGCATCGGCACCCTGCCCAATTCCAGCATGATGGCGCGCAAGCTCGGCACGGCCCGGCGCAAGATCGTGGCGGCTCCCGCCTATCTGGAGCGCCGCGGCACGCCCATGACTGTCGATGATCTTGCCGAGCACAATTGCATCGGTTTCAATTTTCGCCGCGCCGCGCCCGTCTGGCCGCTGAAGGAAAGCGGCCGCATCGTGGATCGTGCGGTCTATGGTTCTCTGTTGGCCAATAACGGGGAAACGGTCCGGCGCATGGCGGTCGCAGGTTTGGGGCTCGCCCGGATCGGCGACTATCACGCGCGGAACGACCTTGCTTCCGGCGCATTGGTGGAAGTTCTCTCGGAGGCTGTGGAGAACGACACGGAGGAAGTTCACGCGGTGTTTCTGGGCGGCGCCCGGCTGCCGCAACGGGTCCGCGTTTTCCTTGATTATGTCGTGCCGCGCCTGCAGGCCTATCTCGCGGCGCAATAGGCGCGTCTGTCGAATCATCAGCGGTGATCCCTCGGAAATGCCGGATTTCCGGGGCGAGACGGGCGCTTTTCCGAAATTATTTTGGTTTCCGATAGCTTAACGATTTCAGCTTGTTGCTGTGGCGCGCCCGCGTGTTCACGATGAGGTGCTCCGCTTTTGTGTTGACTATTAACATTCCGTTAACCACAGTTTGTTGCAATATGTTACAAAGCGTTATCATCCTGTTTTCAGAACGAGGTGTGGATTGGACAAAAAGCGGCAGACCAGACAGCTAACCTTGCAGGCAAGGGAGAGGTCTGCCGTAGCCGACATGACGTCGTTCTGGGGGCTGATGCGCGCCTACTGGATCTCCGATCGCTGGAAGGAAGCCTGGGTTCTTACTCTCGCGATCTTTCTGATGACGGCTTTCGTGAGCAAGACTACCGTGTGGGTGGCCGAGGCTTCGGGCCTCCTCATGAATTCCATCGTCAATGTCAACACTGCGCCTGTGCAGCACCCTCTCATGACGATAGCCGCCAATGCGGGCATTCTTGTTCTGCTGATGCTGGCAAAGGACGTGATGCTGGTCGGCTCCCGCCATTTCCTGTCCACCACGCTGCATCGCAAATGGCGCAAATGGCTGAACGACCAGTTCTCCACCGCGCTGTTGAACGGCAGGCACACGCATTTCCATTTGCAGCAGGGCAGGGGCAAGGACCAGCCCGACAACATCGATCAGCGCCTGCAGGAGTCGATCAAGGGAATGACCGGCGGCGCCATTGGCCTCGTCATGGGGATTGTCGGCGTGTTCCTGTCGGCTTTCTTCATCGGACAGAAGCTGATCGAGATGTCTACCCACGTGGAGGGGCTGGATTTCCTTGGCAGCTACGGCAGCGCCGTTCTGGCCTTTGCGGCAATCGTCGTCTATGTCCCGCTCGGCACGCTGGTCGCCATCAAGATCGGCAAGCGACTGGAGCGTCTCAATCTCGGCATCCAGAAAGCCGAAGGCTCCTATCGTGGTGAGTGGACGACGCTGCTGCGCCGCAGTTTCCAGATTTCTGCATCCGGCGGTGAGGCAGTGCAGCGCTCTGTCAACGACCGTCTGTACAAGGATGTCGACGGCACTTGGAACCGGCTCAACCGCTTCGATGCCGCCTATCTCGCCTTCTCGCAGG is from Brucella intermedia LMG 3301 and encodes:
- a CDS encoding LysR family transcriptional regulator, giving the protein MDNRIGEMQVFMRVVEAGSFSEAARLLRMNPSTISKLISRIEARLSVRLLERSSRRLSLTSEGQIYYERSQGLLRDFEEVERELSQGSASTGGTVRVNASVALGTLALEPLLPEFLAAYPNIVIDLSLSDELVDLYLDRTDVAFRIGTLPNSSMMARKLGTARRKIVAAPAYLERRGTPMTVDDLAEHNCIGFNFRRAAPVWPLKESGRIVDRAVYGSLLANNGETVRRMAVAGLGLARIGDYHARNDLASGALVEVLSEAVENDTEEVHAVFLGGARLPQRVRVFLDYVVPRLQAYLAAQ